A region of the Variovorax sp. 54 genome:
GCGTGGTGGGAGCAAGGCCAAGACCTTGCATCCGCCGATTGCAGAGCGAGCGGCGGCAAAGTAGAGCGCCATCGACCCATGAGAGAAACCTACCTTGACGGCCTGCGCGGCTGGGCGGCGCTCGTCGTCGTCCTGTGCCACGCGGGAGAGGTCCTCTGGCCAGCATGGCATCCTGGCTTCTTCCCTCTCCTCACCGACGGGTCATTTTCGGTGTTCATCTTTTTCGTTCTCTCCGGCTACGTGTTGAGCGTGGGGTTTTTTCGGACCGGTGAGCGACGCGCGGTCGTCGACCTCGCGCTTCGACGCTATCCACGGCTCACTGTGCCGATCTTTGCGGCTTCGTGTCTGGCCATGGTGTTGATGGCGCTTGGCTGGATGCGCAACATCCCGGCGAGCAAAGTGGCAGGAAGCGAGGGCTGGCTGCCGATCGTCTATACCTTCACCCCCACCGTGGCAGACGTGCTGCACTTTTCCTTCTGGAGGGTGTACGTCGACGGCTCGCCGGCAAGCTCCTACGATGCGCCACTTTGGACCATGCCCGTCGAGATGCAAGGCTCGATCCTTGTCTTTGCGGCGCTGCTTGTCATGGGGCAGGGGGCTGTGCTGCGAGGCGTCATTCATGTGGCGCTGCTCGCGATCACCGGATGGCTTGCATCTCCGTTCGTGGCGATGGCCGCAGGGGCCGCGATTGCGAACTTCACGCAACTCGACATGCATCGGAAGCTGGGCGAATCAAAAGCCGCGCCCGTGGTGTCGTGGGCGCTGCTGATCGGTGCGATCGTTTTAGCCGCGGTGCGGCCGAAGGACTTCGGGCCGGTGTGGCTCACGCTCTGCAGCGCCGGGCTGCTCTACGGCGTGTTGCTCAACAAAGGATTTCAGCGGGCACTTTCGTTGCCGATATCCCAGTGGCTCGGCCGGATCTCCTTCTCGCTGTACCTGTTGCACGTTCTGGTGCTCTGCAGCTTCACATCGTGGGCCTATCTGGCGTTGGGGCGCGGAGAGAAGCTGTCGAGCAGCGGGACCGCTGTGCTGCTGTGCGCAACGGTCGGCCTTTGCCTTGTCGCTGCCACCCTGTTCCATGCGGTGGAAAGAGGGGGCATCGCCCTAGGGCGCCGCTTTTCACGGGCCGTCCTTCGCACCGTCTAGTCGCGGCGCGTCTTCGATTCGCGATGCGCCGCAGTCGTCCAGGTGCTGCGCCCTGATCCGGAGCGGTCCCTGGAGTTTCTCGACACGCCGTTCAGGATGGATTCAACAGCGACTGCAGCTGCTTGTACATCGCAGCGTTGGTCGCTTTCAGGTTTTCAGTGTCGTGATGCAGGCGATCCCACTCATGCTGCCAATTTTTCGCCTGTTGCTCATGCCATTTCGCACTCTCCAACGCACCTCCGGCGTTGTCTGCGACGACCCGGTCCGTGTGCCAGAGCTGCGTCAGGCGCTTCACCAGATTGAAGCTGTAGGCGTGCTTGACGAGCGTAGGCAGCGCCAGAATGCGGTCTGCCGTCACGTTGAATGAGTGGACGACGTTGTACGCAAGATTGATGCAGGTCTCCGCGTCGGAAAGGCCGGCAGGCGAAGGCTTTGTCATGGCCTCGAAAAGCTGACTCACGCGAGAAAAAACCTGCGGATCACGGGCGGCAACGCCGATATAGGTCGAGCTGTAGCCGGCGATGTCGGACTCGAATCCCGTGAACTGATAGTTCGGGAATTCCTTGAACAAAGCCTCCAACCCCTTGACCGTGGGGTAGTACACATGCTCGTACGAGGATTCGAGCCAATCCTTGTTGTTCCTTGTGTACGACATCAGCGGAACCTCGAAGATGAGGACGCCGTCGGGTCGAAGGGATTGCAGGGAAACATCGAATGCGCCCCTGAAGTCGTTCACGTGCTCGAAGGTTGCGATCGACGTGATGAAGTCAAAACTGCCGTGCGTTCGATTGCTGACTGCGGGATCGAACACATCGGAGGCAATGACGGCCACGCCTCTCTTCTTGGCCACGCTGGCTGCGGCCGCATTGACCTCGATGCCGAAGCGTTCGTAGGCCCCGTTCAGGCTTTGGAGCAAATGGCCGTTGGCGCAACCGATGTCCAGAATCCGGCCCGCGGGTGAGATCGCCTCCAGGACCAGCTTGACCCACAGAAGGCTGTGGTCCGCCGTGAACTCGTAGTCGTGGTACCCGACCTCGTCCGCGTTGCTCGCGCCGTAGTACGTGTCTTCATAGAAAACGCTCGTATCTTCGGGAACCACTTCGACGACCCCCATGTCGCAGTTCTCGCAGAACAGGACATTGCGCCCATCACCCCGTGTCAGTGACCGGCCCGCACGGACAGACGCGCAAACGTTGCATTTGAAATGCATATTCATTCAATCCTTGAGGGGCGCAATACGGGGGCAATCATCATTTTTGTTGAATGTCCCGAGGCTTTGTGGAGGCCGAAGAGAACCAGGGCGCCGGAAGCCGTACCTTCAACTTTCGACGATTCGCCCGTGCTCCATGTGAATCACGCGATTGCACTCTTTGGCAATCAGGTCGGGCGAGTGCGATGCCAGCACCAGGATGCCCGACTTCGACACCACGTCGCGCATCCGCTTCTCGGCCTTCTCGGTGAACGCAGCATCGCCCACCGACAGCCATTCGTCCATCAGCAGGATGTCGGCTTCGACGCTGGTCGAGATGGAGAACGCGAGCCGCATCATCATGCCGGTGGAGTAGGTGCGAACAGGCATGTTGACGTACTCGCCCAGCCCGCTGAACTCGCAGATCTCGGGCGTGAGCCGGTCGACCTCTTTCTTGCTCATGCCCATCACGAGGCCGCGCAGCATGATGTTTTCGATGCCGGTGGCGTCCATCTCGATGCCCAGTGCGGGGTCGATCAGGCTCGCGACGGAGCCCTGGCGCGTGAATTCGCCCGACGACGGCTCATAGACGCCCGCCAGCGTGCGCAGCAGCGTGGACTTGCCTGCGCCGTTGTGGCCGATCAGCCCCAGCCGGTCGCCGCTCTTGAGCTCGAGGTTGAGGCCGCTGAGCGCCTGCACCACGGTGACCCCGGTTTCCTTGCCGAAGCGCCCGCCGGTGACGGACGCCGCCAGCGTCTTCTTGAGCGACACCGAGCCTGCCCCGTAGATGGGGAAGCTGACCGAAACGTTTTTAAGTGAAATGGATGCCATGGATCAGAGCCAGTAAACGACGCGGCGACGGTATTTGACGAACATCACGCTCGCGGCGGTCAGGCACAACACGGTCCACAGACCGATACCGATCCAGCTCTCGAGGTGGGCTACGCCGCCCATCAGCGGTGTGCGCAACAGGTCGAGCATCTGCGCGAAGGGGTTCCAAAGCACGTACTTGGCGCGGCCCGGGAGGTTCTCGGGGAGCCAGAACACGGGCGTGAGGAACATCAGCATCTGCATGACGCTGGTGATGATCTGGGTCACGTCGCGGTAGCGGGTGCAAATGAGGCCCAGCAGCAGGCCGAGCGCGTGGGCGTTGACGACGAGGATCAGGAAGGCCGGAATGACCAGGAGAACCGACCATGACAGCGAGACACCGGCCCAGAGGGCGACGGGGATGTACAGCACGATCTGGTGGGCGAACTGGATCAGGTTGCGTCCCAGGCCTCGCCATACGAAGAGACTGACGGGGAAGTAGCCCTGCTTCAAATAGTTGGAGGCGCCGACAAAGGCGTTGCAGGCATCGGTGACGATGGCGGAGAAGAAACCCCAGAAGATCACGCCGAGCGCCAAGTGCGGGAAGAACTTGTCCAGCTGGGTGCCGAAGAGCGAGGCGTACAGCGGGCCCATGCCGCCGATCATGATGCCCATGCTCAGCGTGAGCCACAGCGGCCCCAGCATGGAGCGGCGGTAGCGCAGCACGATGTCGAACCACGCCAGGGTCCACCAGATGTCGGTGCGGCGGGTGCCTTCCCACCAGTCGGCCAGGGCGCTTCGATGGAGATTGGAATGAACTTGGCTCATGCGTGTGCGTCAGTGTCTTTGTCTGCCATGCGGATGGTGATGTGCAGGGTCAGGTTCCCACCGCCGCGTGAAACGGCGATGAGCAAAAGCGCTTCGTGGCCGAGGGGGTCAAGCGGGATTTCTTGGAGGGCTATGGCCGGATGGGCCGGGACGGTGCTCGTGCGAGCCCGCGCATTTTATTCAGAGTATCAACTGAGAGATAATTTTACCGGCTCCGGTTCCCGTGCAATTCGTAACCATGGAAGAGCCCACCGCTCCCCCGATCGGCCGGGTTGTGGCTGCCATCGGCAGCATGCCCGACAGAAAAAACGATCAGCCCATGCGCAATTCCCGTTCCCTCGAAGTCTCCGTCGCCCTGTGCACCTACAACGGCGCCCGCTTTCTGCGCGAACAGGTGCGCAGCATCTGCCTGCAGACCCGGCCGCCGATCGAGATCGTGCTCTCCGACGACGCTTCTCGCGATGGCTCGGTCGATGTCGTGCGCGCCACGGTGGCCGAATGCGCGGCGGAGCGCCCCGGGCTGGCCATCGCCTTGCGGGTCTTCGAGAACCCCGTGGCCCTGCGGGTCGTCAAGAATTTCGAGCAGGCCATCTCGGCCTGCACCGGCGACCTGATCGCGCTGAGCGACCAGGACGACGTGTGGGTGCCCGACCGGCTCGAGCGGATGGTGGCGCCTTTCGTGCAGGACGACAACCTGTGGCTGCTGCACACCGACGCGCGCTTGGTGGATTCGCAAGGCCGCGACCTGGGCAACACGCTGTTCCATGCGCTCGAGGTCACGCCGTCCGAAATCGAGCGGATTCACACCGGCCGGGCCTTCGACGTGCTCCTGCGCCGCAACCTCGTGACCGGCGCCACCACGGTTTTCCGCCGCGCGCTGCTCGCCGATGCGCTGCCTTTGCCCGTCGAATGGGTGCACGACGAGTGGCTGGCCATCGTCGCGTCGACGACGTCGCGGGTCGACCTGCTGGAAGAGCCCCTCATCGAATACCGGCAGCACGAATCCAACCAGATCGGTGCCCGCCGCGACACCTACAAGGAAAAAGTGCGCAAGGCGCTCGCCTCGCGCGGCAACACGCACGTCGAGCGCGCGATCAAGGCCGAGCTGCTGCTGGAGCGCCTGCTTCAGCTGGGCGACCGCGTGCCTCCCGAAATCCTCGACAAGGTGCGCAGCAAGATCGTGCATCAGCGCTTTCGCGCCGCCCTGCCGGCCTCGCGCCTGGCGCGGTGCGTGCCGATCCTGCGCGAAGCCATGACCGGTCGCTACGACAAGTTCGGTCGCGGGGTGCGCGGCGTGGTCCGCGATCTTTTCGAGTCTGTCTGATAGAGCACACAACAACAATGAATTCCACCCACACCCCCATGAACTCTCCCCGGCCCAGCGAGCCGCCGGCCTGGCCGAGCGTCGTGGTCATCATTCCGTTCTACAACGGCGCCGATTTCATCGAGCGTTCGGTGAAGAGCGTGTTCGAGCAGTCGGTGCCCGCGCACGAAGTGATCGTGGTCAACGACGGCTCGCGCCCCGAAGAGCGCGCTGCGCTCGACGGGCTGGCCGCCCGCTACCCGTTCCGCATCCTCGACAAGGAGAACGGCGGACAGGGCTCGGCGCGCAATGCGGGCGTGGCGGCGTCGACGTCCGAGTACATCTGCTTCCTGGACCAGGACGACTTCTACCTGCCGAACCACATCGAGACGCTGGTGTCGTCGATTCCGGCGGACGACCGCCTGTTCGGCTACATCTACGCCGACCTGTACGAGGCGGACGGCGACGGCAACGTGATCCGCACCGGCGTCATCAAGGACCACGCGCAGCACCCGAAGCGCAGCATCTTCGACCTGCTGCGCTACGACATGTTCGTGCTGCCCTCGGCCACGCTCGTGAGTCGCAAGGCCTTCGACGCGGTGGGTGGTTTCGACTCGCAGTTCATGGGCTACGAGGACGACGACCTGTTCCTGCGCATCTTCCGCAAGGGCTACAGCAATCACTTCGTGGACAAGGCGGTGACGGTCTGGTGCATCCACACGGCCAGCACCTCGTTCGGCATCCGCATGGTGCGCAGCCGCTTCAAGTACTTCAAGAAGCTGCTGCAGATGTTCCCCGACGAGCACCAGCGCGGTCGCTACTACCTGCGCGAATACCTGATGCCGCGCTTCCAGCTGTTCTTCGTGAACGAAGCGATCGAGGCCATCAAGAAGGACGACCAGTACCGCGGCGAGATGACGGCGGTGCTCGACGACTACGCGGCCATCGTCTTCGCAAACCCGTATGTGGGCCGCAAGAAGAAGCTGCGTCTGTGGATCACGTTGTTCCTGCTGCGTCGCAGCACGCCGGGCATGGTGCGCTTCATCGGCGCGCTGACGAAGCTGCCGGGCATTCGCAGCCTGCGCAAGGTCTACAAGTCCTGACGATGCGCACCGCGGCGGCCCCGAGGCCGCCGCAGCCTGGTGCTCAGCGGGCCGGCGCCGGCACCGGCGTGGTCATTGCCGGGTCCATGTAGGTCGCGTGCTTGCGCACGTACTCGGCGCGCAGGTGGCCAGCGTCCTTGTAGATCGGCGTGGCGTCGGCATCGGCGCGGGTGCACCAGTCTTTCTCGCACAGGGTCGGAATCGGGTCGATCACGATCGCGCCGCTGCGCTGCGCGATCTGCCGCATGCGCTCGTGCAGCACCTTCTGCTTTGGGTCCCAGGGCGCGGTGGGCGACATCTTGCCCACTTGCATGTCGCCCAGGCGCCCGCCCTTCACGAACTCTTCGGGGCCGAAGCCTTCGCCGACCGGGTTGTCCAGCAGCAGGTAGACCTGCTTGTGCTTGGCCAAGGTGGTCAGCACGGTCTCGAGCATGTTGAGCGAGAAGTCCACCCCGCCGCCGCCCATGAAGCGCCGTTTGTCCTTGCCGTCGAAGAAGTAGTAGCGGTCGGCCGCAGCGGTCTCGGCATTGGGCTTGCCGGTCTCGGAGAAGTAGCAGTTCCAGCAGCCACCGAAGACGACGGCATCGAACCGGTCGCTCATGGCCAGCCGCATGCCGCCGTCGCGGCGTTCGCCGCAGAGGTTGTTCTGCTCGTCGACCACGTTGGGAATCGGCGGGCAGGCGCCCCAGGTCACGAAGGAGAGCGAATCGAGCGTGCCCGGCGAGGTCTTGGCGAGCTCCACGGCGCGCGGCCCGTACTGTTCGACGTGGCTGTCGCCGAAGAACAGCACCCGGCGCTTGCCCTGGCCGATCTGCTGCAGCACCTCGCCGTCGACCTTGATCGGACTCAGGCCATCCGGGTAGGCCCAGTCCTTGGCGGCG
Encoded here:
- a CDS encoding ABC transporter ATP-binding protein, which produces MASISLKNVSVSFPIYGAGSVSLKKTLAASVTGGRFGKETGVTVVQALSGLNLELKSGDRLGLIGHNGAGKSTLLRTLAGVYEPSSGEFTRQGSVASLIDPALGIEMDATGIENIMLRGLVMGMSKKEVDRLTPEICEFSGLGEYVNMPVRTYSTGMMMRLAFSISTSVEADILLMDEWLSVGDAAFTEKAEKRMRDVVSKSGILVLASHSPDLIAKECNRVIHMEHGRIVES
- a CDS encoding glycosyltransferase family 2 protein; amino-acid sequence: MRNSRSLEVSVALCTYNGARFLREQVRSICLQTRPPIEIVLSDDASRDGSVDVVRATVAECAAERPGLAIALRVFENPVALRVVKNFEQAISACTGDLIALSDQDDVWVPDRLERMVAPFVQDDNLWLLHTDARLVDSQGRDLGNTLFHALEVTPSEIERIHTGRAFDVLLRRNLVTGATTVFRRALLADALPLPVEWVHDEWLAIVASTTSRVDLLEEPLIEYRQHESNQIGARRDTYKEKVRKALASRGNTHVERAIKAELLLERLLQLGDRVPPEILDKVRSKIVHQRFRAALPASRLARCVPILREAMTGRYDKFGRGVRGVVRDLFESV
- a CDS encoding ABC transporter permease, translating into MSQVHSNLHRSALADWWEGTRRTDIWWTLAWFDIVLRYRRSMLGPLWLTLSMGIMIGGMGPLYASLFGTQLDKFFPHLALGVIFWGFFSAIVTDACNAFVGASNYLKQGYFPVSLFVWRGLGRNLIQFAHQIVLYIPVALWAGVSLSWSVLLVIPAFLILVVNAHALGLLLGLICTRYRDVTQIITSVMQMLMFLTPVFWLPENLPGRAKYVLWNPFAQMLDLLRTPLMGGVAHLESWIGIGLWTVLCLTAASVMFVKYRRRVVYWL
- a CDS encoding acyltransferase family protein, with protein sequence MRETYLDGLRGWAALVVVLCHAGEVLWPAWHPGFFPLLTDGSFSVFIFFVLSGYVLSVGFFRTGERRAVVDLALRRYPRLTVPIFAASCLAMVLMALGWMRNIPASKVAGSEGWLPIVYTFTPTVADVLHFSFWRVYVDGSPASSYDAPLWTMPVEMQGSILVFAALLVMGQGAVLRGVIHVALLAITGWLASPFVAMAAGAAIANFTQLDMHRKLGESKAAPVVSWALLIGAIVLAAVRPKDFGPVWLTLCSAGLLYGVLLNKGFQRALSLPISQWLGRISFSLYLLHVLVLCSFTSWAYLALGRGEKLSSSGTAVLLCATVGLCLVAATLFHAVERGGIALGRRFSRAVLRTV
- a CDS encoding class I SAM-dependent methyltransferase, yielding MGVVEVVPEDTSVFYEDTYYGASNADEVGYHDYEFTADHSLLWVKLVLEAISPAGRILDIGCANGHLLQSLNGAYERFGIEVNAAAASVAKKRGVAVIASDVFDPAVSNRTHGSFDFITSIATFEHVNDFRGAFDVSLQSLRPDGVLIFEVPLMSYTRNNKDWLESSYEHVYYPTVKGLEALFKEFPNYQFTGFESDIAGYSSTYIGVAARDPQVFSRVSQLFEAMTKPSPAGLSDAETCINLAYNVVHSFNVTADRILALPTLVKHAYSFNLVKRLTQLWHTDRVVADNAGGALESAKWHEQQAKNWQHEWDRLHHDTENLKATNAAMYKQLQSLLNPS
- a CDS encoding glycosyltransferase family 2 protein → MNSPRPSEPPAWPSVVVIIPFYNGADFIERSVKSVFEQSVPAHEVIVVNDGSRPEERAALDGLAARYPFRILDKENGGQGSARNAGVAASTSEYICFLDQDDFYLPNHIETLVSSIPADDRLFGYIYADLYEADGDGNVIRTGVIKDHAQHPKRSIFDLLRYDMFVLPSATLVSRKAFDAVGGFDSQFMGYEDDDLFLRIFRKGYSNHFVDKAVTVWCIHTASTSFGIRMVRSRFKYFKKLLQMFPDEHQRGRYYLREYLMPRFQLFFVNEAIEAIKKDDQYRGEMTAVLDDYAAIVFANPYVGRKKKLRLWITLFLLRRSTPGMVRFIGALTKLPGIRSLRKVYKS